A stretch of the uncultured Desulfobacter sp. genome encodes the following:
- a CDS encoding glutamine--tRNA ligase/YqeY domain fusion protein — translation MDTQAAKGHFIENIIKEDLAGNKNNGRVATRFPPEPNGFLHIGHAKSICLNFKMAQQFNGKCNLRFDDSNPAKEKQIYIDSIKSTVSWLGFDYDTPFYASDYFDALHDYAVELIKAGKAYVCSLSAEKMREYRGTLTEPGKNSPYRDRSVEENLDLFGRMKAGEFDEGEHILRAKIDMSSPNINLRDPVIYRVKKAPHPRTGDKWCIYPMYDFTHCISDALEGITHSLCSLEFEDHRPLYDWILDNITIPCHPQQIEFARMNINYTVLSKRKLQRLISEEVVSGWDDPRLPTLEGMRRRGYTPAAIRNFCDVIGVSKKESRIDMGLLESCLRDDLNENAPRVMGVIRPLKVTLENYPDGQTETLGAMNHPKKPEAGKREVSFSKHLYVEQDDFMEDPPKKFFRLGPGREVRLRAAYLVTCKEVIKNKAGEVVELICTYDPETRGGNAPDGRKVKGTIHWVNAQDCIDAQVRLYDRLFKDENPEKDGQDFVENLNPDSLEILEHAKLERSLEKAKPEAVYQFERLGYFCLDSKESTPEKPVFNRTVTLRDTWAKVAKK, via the coding sequence ATGGATACACAAGCCGCCAAAGGGCATTTTATTGAAAACATTATCAAAGAAGATCTTGCCGGAAATAAAAACAATGGTCGCGTGGCCACGCGCTTTCCGCCGGAACCTAACGGTTTTCTGCACATCGGCCATGCAAAATCCATCTGCCTGAATTTTAAAATGGCCCAGCAATTCAACGGAAAGTGCAACCTGCGGTTTGATGACTCCAACCCGGCCAAGGAAAAACAGATTTACATTGATTCCATCAAGTCAACGGTCTCATGGCTGGGCTTTGACTACGACACCCCGTTCTATGCATCAGACTACTTTGACGCTCTTCATGACTATGCCGTTGAACTGATTAAAGCCGGTAAAGCCTATGTATGCAGTCTCTCTGCAGAAAAAATGAGAGAATATCGCGGCACGCTTACCGAACCGGGTAAAAACTCACCTTACAGAGACAGAAGTGTAGAGGAAAACCTGGATCTGTTTGGACGGATGAAGGCTGGGGAATTTGATGAAGGCGAGCACATCCTGAGAGCCAAGATCGACATGTCCTCCCCCAACATCAACCTGAGAGATCCGGTAATCTACAGGGTCAAAAAAGCACCCCACCCCCGCACCGGAGACAAGTGGTGCATTTACCCCATGTACGACTTCACCCACTGCATCTCAGATGCTCTGGAAGGAATAACACACAGTCTGTGCAGCTTGGAATTTGAAGATCACCGACCCTTGTACGACTGGATTCTGGACAATATCACCATACCCTGTCATCCCCAGCAGATCGAATTTGCCCGGATGAACATCAACTATACGGTGTTAAGCAAAAGAAAACTCCAACGCCTGATCAGCGAAGAAGTCGTTTCCGGATGGGACGATCCCAGACTTCCCACCCTGGAAGGCATGCGCCGCAGGGGTTACACCCCGGCTGCTATCCGCAATTTCTGTGATGTAATTGGGGTATCCAAAAAAGAGAGCCGCATTGACATGGGGCTGCTTGAATCCTGTCTCAGGGACGACCTCAACGAAAATGCCCCTAGGGTTATGGGAGTTATCCGGCCTTTGAAAGTCACCCTGGAAAACTATCCTGACGGTCAGACCGAAACGCTGGGGGCCATGAACCATCCTAAAAAACCGGAAGCAGGCAAACGCGAAGTCAGTTTTTCCAAGCATCTCTATGTTGAACAGGATGACTTTATGGAAGATCCACCCAAAAAATTCTTCCGACTGGGACCGGGCCGGGAAGTGCGCCTGCGGGCCGCTTACCTGGTCACCTGCAAAGAGGTTATTAAAAATAAGGCCGGGGAAGTGGTTGAACTGATCTGCACCTATGACCCTGAAACCCGCGGCGGCAACGCCCCGGACGGCAGAAAGGTCAAGGGCACCATCCACTGGGTAAATGCCCAAGACTGCATTGATGCACAGGTCCGGCTTTACGACAGGCTGTTCAAGGATGAAAATCCGGAAAAAGACGGGCAGGATTTTGTGGAAAATCTCAACCCGGACTCCCTTGAAATTTTGGAACACGCTAAACTGGAAAGGAGCCTTGAAAAGGCTAAACCTGAGGCAGTTTACCAGTTTGAACGTTTAGGCTATTTCTGCCTGGATTCAAAAGAGAGCACACCGGAAAAACCGGTTTTCAACCGGACGGTGACGCTCAGGGATACCTGGGCAAAGGTAGCAAAAAAATAG
- a CDS encoding CoA-binding protein: MEEKKETVAVVGASPLKDRYSNKAQAMLEEYGHTPVPVAPKHETIEGKTVYHALSDIPQPIDTVTMYLGPARQDKVIEQILNIKPRRVIFNPGTENPQAYERLKSAEIKVQEACTLVLLKTDQYMKPFNP; encoded by the coding sequence ATGGAAGAAAAAAAAGAGACCGTTGCCGTGGTAGGTGCAAGTCCCTTAAAGGACAGGTATTCCAACAAGGCCCAGGCCATGCTTGAAGAATACGGGCACACCCCCGTACCCGTAGCCCCCAAACACGAAACCATTGAAGGCAAAACAGTTTATCATGCGCTTTCAGATATCCCCCAGCCCATTGACACGGTGACCATGTACTTAGGCCCGGCCCGGCAGGACAAGGTCATTGAACAGATTTTGAACATCAAACCCAGGCGGGTGATCTTCAATCCCGGCACGGAAAATCCCCAGGCCTACGAAAGACTCAAATCGGCTGAAATCAAAGTTCAGGAGGCCTGCACCCTGGTACTTTTGAAAACCGACCAATATATGAAACCCTTTAATCCTTAA
- the uvrB gene encoding excinuclease ABC subunit UvrB: MGLFNLVSPYGPAGDQPKAIDYLVRGVEADEKYQVLLGVTGSGKTFSMANIISRVEKPSLIIAPNKTLAAQLYNEFKMLFPDNCVEYFVSYYDYYQPEAYIPSSDTYIQKDSSINELIDKMRHSATRSVLARKDVIVVASVSCIYGLGAPEEYLDLRVTLGRDMEISREDVIRKFVDIQYTRNDVDFHRGTFRVRGDRLEIFPAYEEDKAVRIDFFGDTIEEISEIDALKGTVINRFDQMAIYPASHYVTNKKTRKQAVERIVAELKERLAFLNDQNLLVEAQRLEERTRYDLEMLEEIGYCNGIENYSRHLTGRAPGQPPPTLLDYMDQDFLLFFDESHISVGQLGAMYKADRSRKETLVKHGFRLPSAVDNRPLKFEEFKGLVPRTIFVSATPGDYEMEKAGVRVAEQIVRPTGLLDPQVEIRDAKTQVDDLYQEILKRVEAQERVLVTTLTKRMAEDLTDYYSDLGLKVKYLHSDIGTVERIDIIQDLRRGLFDVLIGINLLREGLDIPEVSLVAILDADKEGFLRSFRSFIQIFGRAARNAYGRVIMYAEKETGSMKKALAETRRRRKIQKSYNQAHGITPSTINKKINSFDYTMADMNANTVEAAVNEELKAYDADELNLEDVIRDLEAKMNEAAENLEFEQAAQYRDKIRELKKIKTTQP; this comes from the coding sequence ATGGGACTGTTCAATTTGGTGTCTCCCTATGGCCCGGCCGGGGATCAACCCAAGGCCATTGACTATCTGGTCCGGGGGGTCGAGGCGGATGAAAAATACCAGGTGCTTTTGGGCGTAACCGGTTCTGGCAAAACTTTTTCCATGGCAAATATCATCAGCCGGGTGGAAAAGCCAAGCCTGATTATTGCACCCAACAAGACCCTGGCGGCCCAGCTTTACAATGAGTTCAAGATGCTGTTCCCGGATAATTGCGTGGAGTATTTTGTCTCCTATTATGACTATTACCAGCCAGAAGCTTATATCCCGTCTTCAGATACCTATATCCAGAAGGATTCTTCCATCAATGAACTGATCGATAAAATGCGGCACTCGGCGACTCGAAGCGTTTTGGCCCGCAAGGATGTGATTGTGGTCGCTTCGGTCTCCTGTATTTACGGTCTGGGGGCGCCCGAGGAATATCTGGATTTGCGGGTGACCCTGGGCAGGGACATGGAGATCTCACGGGAGGATGTGATCCGTAAATTTGTGGATATCCAGTACACCCGCAATGATGTGGATTTCCACCGGGGTACCTTCAGGGTCCGGGGTGACCGACTGGAAATTTTTCCGGCCTATGAAGAGGATAAGGCTGTCCGCATTGATTTTTTTGGTGATACGATTGAAGAGATTAGTGAGATTGATGCCCTGAAAGGTACGGTGATCAATCGATTTGACCAGATGGCTATCTATCCGGCCTCCCATTACGTCACCAATAAAAAGACCCGGAAGCAGGCCGTAGAGCGTATTGTGGCTGAACTCAAAGAGCGCCTGGCCTTTTTGAATGACCAAAACCTGCTGGTGGAGGCCCAGCGCCTGGAGGAGCGCACCCGGTACGATCTTGAGATGCTGGAGGAGATTGGGTATTGCAACGGCATTGAAAATTATTCCCGGCATCTAACTGGCCGGGCACCGGGTCAGCCGCCGCCCACGCTTTTAGATTATATGGATCAGGATTTTTTGCTCTTTTTTGATGAAAGTCATATTTCGGTCGGCCAGCTTGGAGCTATGTACAAAGCAGACCGGTCCAGGAAAGAAACGTTGGTCAAGCACGGGTTTCGTCTGCCTTCTGCTGTAGACAACCGGCCGTTGAAATTTGAGGAGTTCAAGGGGTTGGTGCCCCGGACCATTTTTGTGTCGGCCACCCCCGGAGACTATGAGATGGAAAAGGCTGGTGTTCGGGTAGCCGAGCAGATTGTCCGGCCCACAGGTCTGCTCGATCCCCAGGTGGAGATCCGTGATGCCAAGACACAGGTTGACGACCTGTACCAGGAGATCCTCAAACGGGTGGAGGCACAGGAACGAGTGCTGGTGACCACGTTGACCAAACGCATGGCAGAGGATCTTACCGATTACTATTCAGATTTGGGCCTCAAGGTAAAATACCTGCATTCGGACATCGGCACGGTGGAACGTATTGATATTATCCAGGATCTTCGACGGGGGTTGTTTGATGTGCTCATCGGCATTAATCTGCTGCGCGAAGGCCTGGATATTCCGGAAGTGTCGCTTGTGGCCATTCTCGATGCGGACAAGGAGGGCTTTTTACGCTCCTTTCGCTCTTTTATCCAGATTTTCGGCCGGGCAGCGCGTAATGCCTATGGCCGGGTTATTATGTATGCGGAAAAAGAGACCGGCTCCATGAAAAAGGCCCTGGCTGAAACCCGCCGCCGCCGAAAGATTCAGAAATCCTATAACCAGGCCCACGGCATTACACCATCCACCATCAATAAAAAGATCAACAGCTTTGATTACACCATGGCTGACATGAATGCCAATACGGTTGAAGCAGCTGTAAACGAGGAGCTCAAAGCCTATGATGCGGACGAGTTGAATCTGGAAGATGTGATTCGGGACCTTGAGGCAAAAATGAATGAAGCGGCTGAAAATCTGGAGTTTGAACAGGCTGCACAATATCGGGACAAGATCAGGGAATTGAAAAAGATTAAAACTACGCAGCCATAA
- a CDS encoding PEP-CTERM sorting domain-containing protein yields MKILKLLLVSAVLCLFMTTIGFSYTITVNGEITDVGSEDTFLTWASMQGNSNPDTETTWVNDYLEQEGETVSYVVKDSTLTIYKVNDNSSLYAVQMSATSSDDDYFLVKNATYIALFINKSDFGWAVFDASNLPSTMNINDGTVTVSHVTVFESTGNATPDDVDPVPEPSTLLLFGAGLLGLSKLSRRKKQLLR; encoded by the coding sequence ATGAAAATTCTTAAATTGTTACTGGTAAGTGCTGTTTTGTGTCTCTTTATGACCACTATTGGTTTCTCTTATACTATTACCGTTAATGGTGAAATTACTGATGTTGGTTCTGAAGATACATTCTTAACGTGGGCCTCAATGCAAGGTAATAGTAATCCTGATACCGAAACCACCTGGGTTAATGACTATCTCGAACAAGAAGGCGAAACCGTAAGTTATGTTGTCAAAGACTCAACGCTAACGATTTATAAAGTAAACGATAATAGTAGTTTATACGCGGTCCAAATGTCAGCTACGAGTTCTGATGATGACTATTTTCTTGTTAAAAACGCTACATACATCGCGTTGTTTATAAATAAATCTGATTTTGGCTGGGCTGTTTTTGATGCTTCAAATCTCCCTAGCACTATGAATATTAATGATGGTACAGTTACGGTCAGCCATGTGACAGTATTTGAATCTACAGGGAATGCCACCCCAGATGACGTTGATCCTGTCCCCGAACCGTCAACCCTTCTACTTTTTGGAGCCGGGCTGCTGGGGTTATCAAAATTGTCAAGAAGAAAGAAACAACTCCTGAGATAA
- a CDS encoding S8 family serine peptidase, whose amino-acid sequence MEKRRRLSLQTITTIAALMVLTLFVSGLAQASGSKQFVPGELLIQVKPGVEKGTVDKLLHSQGAFTAGEIENIKVHRIKVPEHALEQVKKALSKNPNIEFVEENYIAEAGYVPNDERYPSQWHLPIISAPGAWDLTTGSQSVPIAIIDSGVDPTHPDLADNLIAGYNFLGDNTDTQDIQGHGTAVAGSAAAMTDNLTGVAGVAGDSSIMPLVVVNAYGSATYYDIARAINYAADQGVRIMNISISGSSYSSTLQNAVDYAWDKGAVIIASASNYSTETPYYPAACTNVVAVSATTSADTLASFSNYGDWVDISAPGLYILTTTRGGGYGNMSGTSFSSPITAGVAALILSANPSLSNAQVVDILTQSADDLGSTGFDNYFGYGRVNAHQSILTALAAVPVEDTVDPSVNITSPQNDITVNGSLTVSVTAVDDSGVDRVELYVNGELLASDTTSPYTFAWDTYGYANSLHELMAVAYDTSGNAGWSNVITVTIANESDDDILPPVVAITSIQDGASVSSGITVDVSAADEGGVVQVELYVDGELLGKDITSPYAFFWDTTTYTNDTHALVAIAYDTAGNQGVSEAITVSVDNVIFEDTEAPVVTITSPGDGASIGNRETVQASASDAGGINRMELFLNGELKAVKYKSELSWNWNTRKLSNGTYTISVKAFDAAGNEGIDTITVYK is encoded by the coding sequence ATGGAAAAACGACGCAGACTTAGCTTACAGACAATAACGACCATTGCTGCTCTAATGGTGTTGACTCTATTTGTATCCGGCCTTGCTCAAGCGAGCGGCAGTAAACAATTTGTACCAGGGGAACTTCTTATCCAGGTAAAGCCGGGGGTTGAAAAAGGGACAGTGGATAAACTTCTTCACTCTCAGGGGGCTTTCACAGCCGGAGAGATAGAAAACATAAAAGTACACCGAATCAAAGTGCCGGAACATGCCCTTGAACAGGTAAAAAAAGCGTTGTCAAAAAATCCGAATATCGAATTTGTGGAAGAAAATTATATTGCTGAGGCAGGATATGTGCCCAATGATGAGCGGTATCCTTCCCAGTGGCACCTGCCGATAATTTCCGCCCCCGGCGCATGGGATCTGACCACAGGTTCCCAAAGCGTTCCCATCGCCATCATCGATTCCGGTGTTGACCCCACCCATCCCGATCTTGCGGACAATCTTATTGCCGGATACAACTTTCTTGGCGACAATACGGATACCCAGGATATTCAAGGACACGGCACGGCTGTAGCCGGGTCTGCCGCAGCTATGACAGATAACCTTACCGGTGTTGCCGGCGTGGCTGGAGACAGTTCCATCATGCCTCTGGTGGTTGTTAACGCTTATGGTTCCGCCACTTATTATGATATCGCCCGGGCCATCAATTACGCGGCTGACCAAGGTGTCAGGATAATGAACATCAGTATCAGCGGCTCAAGTTATTCTTCCACACTTCAAAATGCGGTTGATTATGCCTGGGACAAGGGTGCGGTTATCATTGCCTCTGCAAGTAACTATTCAACTGAAACACCGTACTATCCAGCAGCCTGTACCAATGTGGTTGCAGTATCTGCAACCACGTCTGCCGATACGCTGGCAAGTTTTTCAAATTATGGGGACTGGGTCGATATATCGGCACCAGGCCTCTACATTCTGACAACTACCCGGGGCGGTGGATATGGAAATATGAGCGGGACCTCCTTTTCCTCACCCATCACCGCCGGTGTAGCAGCACTGATTCTTTCGGCCAATCCGTCGTTAAGCAATGCCCAAGTTGTTGATATCCTAACCCAAAGCGCTGACGACCTGGGAAGCACTGGGTTTGACAACTATTTCGGTTACGGCAGGGTAAACGCACATCAGAGCATACTGACGGCATTGGCTGCTGTGCCGGTTGAGGATACTGTTGATCCTTCCGTGAACATTACATCACCCCAGAACGATATAACCGTCAACGGCAGCCTAACTGTCAGCGTTACAGCAGTGGACGACAGTGGCGTGGATCGAGTTGAACTGTACGTCAACGGTGAACTTTTAGCGTCTGATACCACATCACCCTACACTTTTGCCTGGGACACTTATGGCTATGCAAACAGCTTACATGAACTGATGGCCGTGGCCTATGACACTTCTGGAAATGCAGGTTGGTCCAATGTTATTACAGTAACTATAGCAAATGAAAGTGACGATGATATACTGCCTCCGGTTGTTGCCATTACATCGATTCAGGATGGCGCATCTGTCAGTAGCGGTATCACTGTAGATGTCTCTGCCGCAGATGAGGGCGGTGTGGTTCAGGTGGAACTCTATGTTGACGGCGAGCTTCTTGGCAAAGACATTACCTCCCCCTATGCATTTTTCTGGGACACTACGACCTATACCAACGATACTCATGCGTTAGTGGCCATTGCCTATGATACGGCCGGGAACCAAGGCGTATCCGAAGCAATTACTGTGAGTGTAGACAACGTTATCTTTGAAGACACCGAAGCGCCTGTCGTGACCATTACTTCACCCGGAGATGGTGCATCAATCGGCAACCGGGAAACGGTTCAAGCTTCAGCTTCGGATGCCGGCGGCATCAACCGCATGGAACTTTTTCTGAACGGAGAGCTTAAAGCGGTAAAATATAAAAGTGAATTAAGTTGGAACTGGAATACCCGGAAGCTGTCAAACGGCACTTACACAATTTCAGTAAAGGCATTTGATGCGGCAGGAAATGAAGGGATAGATACCATAACAGTTTACAAATAG
- a CDS encoding diguanylate cyclase, translated as MRSSEKISERILLVEDDLVFGKDLVKALESEIKDPVTWTTSLAETLPCLDSSQRYSAAVLDFVLPDATNGEIIDVVTQKGIPSIVFTSVINSELRKIVWSKKIVDYILKDDQSSLGYLLSSLKKLKANKNHIILIVDDSLFFRRAISDLLYMHQYKLITATNGKEAQEALKRYPEIKLVITDFNMPGMDGCLLCKTIRETYSKEELAIIGMSSERDETMAARFIKSGANDFIIKQSFIREEFYCRVAQCIENVCLMKQTKLDAITDYLTGLYNRRFFFEKGEKLFLSSRQSNRPLCCAMIDVDHFKKVNDTYGHDVGDLVLQKLAEIFKNFVKQNELIARLGGEEFCFVISGRDGEDKNDFRNQIEKRFNALKVLTQTTKIAYGDANQKLAVTISIGISFNTDNDFSDMLKSADNRLYCSKKGGRNLVTVTG; from the coding sequence ATGCGGTCATCTGAAAAAATAAGTGAGAGAATATTACTGGTAGAAGATGATCTGGTCTTTGGAAAAGACCTTGTCAAAGCACTTGAATCAGAAATCAAAGATCCTGTGACCTGGACAACCTCTTTGGCTGAAACGCTTCCCTGTTTAGATAGCAGTCAGCGTTATTCTGCCGCAGTGCTCGATTTTGTGCTCCCGGATGCTACGAATGGCGAAATTATAGATGTTGTTACTCAGAAAGGCATTCCGTCAATTGTTTTCACAAGTGTTATAAACTCGGAATTAAGAAAAATCGTTTGGTCTAAAAAGATTGTAGATTATATTCTAAAAGATGATCAAAGCAGTTTAGGCTATCTTTTATCATCGCTTAAAAAATTAAAGGCAAATAAAAATCATATCATTTTGATTGTAGATGATTCCTTATTTTTTCGTAGGGCCATTTCAGATCTGTTGTACATGCATCAATACAAGCTTATCACAGCTACAAATGGTAAAGAAGCACAGGAAGCCCTAAAACGGTATCCCGAAATTAAACTGGTTATAACAGATTTCAATATGCCTGGAATGGATGGGTGCCTTTTGTGCAAAACTATTCGTGAAACCTATAGCAAAGAAGAACTTGCCATTATCGGGATGTCCTCAGAAAGAGACGAAACTATGGCTGCCCGATTCATTAAAAGTGGTGCCAATGATTTCATTATTAAACAATCATTTATCAGAGAAGAGTTTTACTGCCGTGTCGCCCAGTGTATTGAAAATGTTTGTTTGATGAAGCAGACTAAATTGGACGCAATTACGGATTATTTAACAGGCCTTTATAACCGCAGGTTCTTCTTTGAGAAGGGTGAAAAACTTTTTTTGTCATCCCGGCAGTCTAATCGGCCCTTGTGCTGTGCCATGATTGACGTTGACCATTTTAAAAAGGTCAATGATACTTATGGTCATGATGTGGGGGATCTGGTGCTTCAAAAATTGGCAGAGATATTCAAAAATTTCGTGAAACAAAATGAATTGATAGCCAGGCTGGGCGGTGAAGAATTCTGTTTTGTGATATCTGGAAGGGATGGGGAAGATAAAAATGACTTCCGAAATCAGATTGAGAAACGATTTAATGCATTGAAGGTCCTTACCCAGACCACAAAAATAGCTTATGGTGATGCAAATCAAAAATTGGCAGTGACAATTAGTATCGGTATATCTTTTAATACGGATAACGATTTTTCAGATATGCTGAAATCAGCCGACAATAGGCTTTATTGTTCAAAAAAAGGCGGGCGAAATTTAGTGACCGTCACCGGATAA
- a CDS encoding PEP-CTERM sorting domain-containing protein, whose translation MFRSNVTTSLLFSCIAFLLSVSNLHALTLTPASFTVEGMTYSPTKSTYDEIVNSGYDPLADYFDVNYNNLLDSTHVSTYTAGINEKNDTGNLKPENNIGQAGDGLLNGEGGYFTNGAFIGYDSEGNTIGLDDEGNPYEGNALQDVYINDGNGPIDPGWIMLAETEINPTTADYQNLGADGPNIGTLLQITFDFSVNWTTGKWVLWTDPDKMAEVDDILEYGAFDNLALVIKTSDGWAVYDLNFNTIFREEIEAGNTNTFSFKTAHTLWGSFTDVDFVNDNNEVQDISHLSLWARDPNPLSAVPEPATLLLLGFGLLGIAGVSKRTSRNMNKN comes from the coding sequence ATGTTTAGATCCAACGTTACAACATCGTTATTATTCTCTTGCATTGCATTCTTATTATCCGTGTCTAATTTGCATGCATTAACATTAACACCAGCATCCTTCACGGTGGAGGGCATGACCTATTCACCCACCAAATCAACTTATGACGAAATCGTTAATTCGGGTTATGACCCGCTTGCCGATTATTTTGATGTAAATTACAATAATCTCTTGGATAGCACACATGTATCCACCTATACCGCTGGAATCAACGAAAAGAATGATACTGGAAATCTAAAGCCGGAGAACAACATTGGACAGGCAGGTGACGGACTATTAAACGGCGAAGGGGGGTATTTCACGAACGGTGCATTTATCGGATACGATAGTGAGGGGAATACTATCGGATTGGATGATGAGGGGAACCCTTATGAGGGGAACGCGCTGCAGGATGTATATATTAATGATGGAAATGGGCCAATTGATCCAGGCTGGATCATGTTGGCAGAAACTGAAATTAACCCAACGACGGCGGACTATCAAAATTTAGGAGCGGACGGACCTAACATCGGGACTTTATTGCAGATCACCTTTGATTTTTCAGTAAACTGGACAACAGGCAAATGGGTACTTTGGACAGATCCCGATAAAATGGCAGAGGTTGATGATATATTAGAATACGGAGCTTTTGATAATTTAGCCCTTGTGATTAAAACCAGCGACGGTTGGGCTGTTTATGATCTTAACTTTAACACCATATTTCGAGAAGAAATAGAAGCCGGCAACACAAACACATTCAGCTTTAAAACTGCTCATACATTGTGGGGCTCATTTACCGATGTCGACTTTGTAAATGATAATAATGAGGTACAGGACATTTCACATCTTTCACTTTGGGCAAGAGATCCAAATCCTTTGTCAGCTGTTCCCGAACCGGCAACACTGCTTCTTTTAGGTTTTGGCCTTTTAGGGATTGCAGGCGTCAGCAAAAGAACAAGCAGAAATATGAATAAAAATTAA